One stretch of Longimicrobiaceae bacterium DNA includes these proteins:
- a CDS encoding alcohol dehydrogenase catalytic domain-containing protein, protein MPERELTVPRAGPAATMQAAVLEDVGKLVVRDVPVPPLPAGEVRVRVQAVGLCGTDVHIYAGHANYHRDHRGRVVPLSEAPQILGHEITGVVEEVGAGVTDVRPGDRVVVDQGRTCVGTGRSPRCEYCETGDSHQCEFYAEHGITGLPGGLAEYVIVPALNVIPVTGALPPEEAALTEPLGCIVHSCELLVGAVARYRFGGERPIRTVLILGAGPAGLLFTQYLRRVLGFEGLLLAVEPNARKRELARRFGAEVIDPAEVDPSQAVQERTGGRRVELVIEASGSATAFAAIPELARKQATILLYGHGHSGKDLSTMSGVQFLEPTLLTPAGASGDFLEDGRPRTYARALRLLEEGTIEVGPIISHRYTSLEQVPDALARDYRDPSFVKGVVTLGGSLSGSRV, encoded by the coding sequence ATGCCCGAGCGCGAACTCACCGTCCCCCGCGCCGGTCCGGCCGCGACGATGCAGGCGGCCGTGCTCGAGGACGTAGGGAAGCTGGTCGTGCGCGACGTACCCGTTCCGCCTCTGCCTGCCGGGGAGGTGCGGGTCCGCGTGCAGGCCGTCGGACTGTGCGGAACCGACGTGCATATCTACGCGGGGCACGCCAACTACCACCGCGACCACCGCGGACGTGTCGTTCCGCTTTCGGAGGCGCCCCAGATACTGGGGCACGAGATCACCGGAGTGGTGGAGGAGGTTGGCGCGGGGGTGACTGATGTCCGGCCGGGTGACCGTGTGGTGGTGGACCAGGGCCGAACGTGCGTCGGGACGGGCCGCTCGCCGCGTTGCGAGTACTGCGAGACCGGCGACTCGCACCAATGTGAGTTCTACGCGGAGCACGGGATCACGGGCCTGCCGGGCGGACTGGCGGAGTACGTGATCGTCCCCGCGCTCAACGTGATACCGGTCACAGGGGCACTCCCCCCGGAGGAGGCGGCGCTGACGGAGCCGCTGGGCTGTATCGTTCACTCCTGCGAGTTGCTGGTGGGCGCCGTGGCCCGTTACCGCTTCGGTGGCGAGCGCCCGATCCGCACCGTCCTGATTCTCGGGGCCGGCCCCGCTGGTTTGCTGTTCACTCAATATCTTCGGCGGGTGCTGGGCTTCGAGGGTCTGCTCCTGGCGGTGGAGCCCAACGCGCGCAAGCGGGAGTTGGCCCGACGCTTCGGCGCGGAGGTCATCGATCCAGCTGAAGTGGATCCCTCGCAGGCGGTACAGGAGCGCACGGGCGGACGCCGCGTCGAGCTGGTCATCGAGGCTTCCGGGTCGGCGACCGCCTTCGCGGCGATTCCGGAGCTGGCGCGGAAGCAGGCGACCATCCTGCTCTATGGACACGGCCACTCGGGAAAGGATCTGAGCACCATGAGCGGGGTGCAGTTTCTCGAGCCGACGCTGCTCACCCCGGCCGGGGCGTCCGGCGACTTTCTGGAAGACGGCCGTCCGCGCACGTACGCCCGGGCGCTGCGGCTGCTGGAGGAGGGGACCATCGAAGTGGGGCCAATCATCTCTCACCGCTATACCTCGCTCGAGCAGGTGCCGGATGCCCTGGCCCGCGACTATCGCGACCCCTCTTTCGTGAAGGGGGTCGTCACCCTGGGCGGATCTCTGAGCGGCTCGAGGGTCTGA
- a CDS encoding substrate-binding domain-containing protein has translation MRRSLAALTLLALLSACGGDAGPGAAGDRLQIAVIPKGTTHDFWRSIHAGALQAEQELNAEGTPVEVIWQGPLREDDREQQVQVVEGFIAQGVDGIVLAPLDDRALVRPVEEARRAGVPTVIIDSGLQSDQIVSFVATDNYLGGQLAADRMAELLDGEGRIIVLRYAEGSESTRQREEGFLERLRSNYPGIQVVSSDQYAGATRETAKTASENLLNRFSSIDGVYTPNESSTSGMLLALQDLGLADKVSFVGFDASQALVAALRAGDIDGLVVQNPMRMGYLGVRTMVDHLQGKSVEARIDTGVKMITPENLDDPESQELVDPPIEQYLTQ, from the coding sequence GTGAGGAGATCGCTCGCTGCCCTCACCCTGCTCGCCCTTCTCTCCGCCTGTGGCGGAGACGCTGGTCCCGGTGCCGCTGGCGACCGGCTGCAGATCGCAGTGATCCCCAAGGGAACGACCCACGATTTCTGGCGGAGCATTCACGCGGGCGCACTGCAGGCTGAGCAGGAGCTGAACGCGGAGGGGACGCCGGTCGAGGTGATCTGGCAGGGTCCGCTTCGCGAGGATGACCGTGAGCAGCAGGTGCAGGTGGTGGAAGGATTCATTGCCCAGGGCGTGGACGGGATCGTGCTGGCCCCGCTCGACGATCGCGCCCTGGTGCGCCCGGTGGAGGAAGCGCGCCGGGCCGGCGTGCCCACGGTCATCATCGACTCCGGGCTGCAGTCCGATCAGATCGTCTCCTTCGTCGCCACCGACAACTACCTGGGCGGCCAGCTTGCCGCAGACCGCATGGCCGAGCTGCTGGACGGGGAGGGGCGCATCATCGTGCTCCGCTACGCGGAAGGATCGGAGAGCACACGCCAGCGGGAAGAAGGTTTTCTGGAGCGGCTGCGTAGCAACTACCCGGGAATCCAGGTTGTCTCCAGCGACCAGTACGCGGGCGCGACGCGGGAAACGGCGAAGACCGCCTCGGAGAACCTGCTCAACCGGTTCTCTTCCATCGACGGCGTGTACACGCCGAACGAGTCGTCTACCTCAGGCATGTTGCTGGCGCTCCAGGACCTGGGGCTGGCGGACAAGGTGAGCTTCGTGGGCTTCGACGCCAGTCAGGCCCTCGTCGCCGCCCTCCGGGCCGGGGACATCGACGGGCTGGTGGTCCAGAACCCGATGCGCATGGGCTATCTCGGCGTCCGGACGATGGTCGATCACCTCCAGGGCAAATCCGTGGAGGCTCGCATCGACACCGGCGTGAAGATGATCACCCCGGAGAACCTGGACGACCCGGAATCGCAAGAGCTGGTCGATCCGCCGATCGAGCAGTACCTGACGCAGTGA
- a CDS encoding (Fe-S)-binding protein, with amino-acid sequence MRVALFVTCIVDQLWPSVGTSTVEVLRRVGCEVTFDESQTCCGQPAFNTGYREPARALARRFIEAYERNPADAIVAPSGSCTAMVHHYEDLFEDSEEWRERARAVAERTHELSAFLVNVLGVEDVGASFTGRVAWHDACHALRELGVKSEPRRLLARVRGVEFVELPNAESCCGFGGTFSVKYPELSVAIVDDKVDAIEQAGIDAVVSADASCLMQIGGRLSRRGSRVRALHLAEILASSA; translated from the coding sequence ATGCGCGTCGCCCTCTTCGTTACGTGCATAGTCGACCAGCTCTGGCCCTCCGTGGGAACCAGCACGGTGGAGGTGTTGCGGCGGGTCGGGTGCGAGGTGACTTTCGACGAAAGCCAGACCTGTTGTGGCCAGCCCGCCTTCAACACCGGCTACCGCGAGCCTGCGCGTGCCCTCGCCCGACGCTTCATCGAGGCGTACGAGCGCAACCCGGCGGACGCCATCGTGGCTCCCTCCGGGTCGTGCACGGCCATGGTGCACCACTACGAGGACCTGTTCGAGGATAGCGAGGAGTGGAGAGAGCGTGCGCGGGCGGTGGCGGAGCGCACTCACGAGCTGAGCGCCTTCCTGGTCAATGTGCTGGGCGTGGAGGACGTGGGCGCGAGCTTCACCGGCCGTGTCGCCTGGCACGACGCCTGTCACGCCCTCCGGGAGCTCGGTGTGAAGAGTGAGCCGCGGCGGCTGCTCGCGCGGGTGCGTGGCGTGGAGTTCGTCGAGCTCCCCAACGCGGAGTCGTGCTGCGGCTTCGGCGGTACCTTCTCCGTCAAGTACCCGGAGCTGTCGGTCGCCATCGTCGACGACAAGGTGGACGCCATTGAGCAGGCGGGGATCGACGCGGTAGTGTCGGCGGACGCGAGCTGCCTCATGCAGATCGGCGGCCGTCTCAGTCGCCGCGGCTCTCGCGTCCGGGCGCTCCATCTGGCCGAGATTCTCGCCTCGAGCGCGTAG
- a CDS encoding ABC transporter permease: MPTTIEAAPTAPPGVLPAPGPLRVWGSRVGPFLGLVLVIATFALLTDAPERYLSAFNLRIVLSQTVIVALGAIGMTFIIVSAGIDLSVGAVIALTGVVAALSLESGWSPAVALLAAVVVGGLVGFVNGALITGLRVVPFIATLGMLGIARGVAKWLANEQTVNAPASWLNGLLVTFPEPAWLLVAPGVWITLILAVLAAITLRSTVFGRRVFALGSNEAAARACGIATDRLKLWIYSIAGLLFGLAGVMQMSRLRQGDPTVAIGTELDVIAAVVIGGASLNGGEGSILGSMIGALIMAFLRNGCQQMGWPNYIQEIIIGAIIVLAVAVDRWRSTRAV; encoded by the coding sequence ATGCCGACGACCATCGAAGCCGCTCCTACCGCGCCTCCGGGCGTGCTGCCCGCCCCCGGGCCCCTGCGGGTCTGGGGTAGCCGCGTGGGTCCCTTTCTGGGACTCGTGCTGGTCATCGCGACCTTTGCGCTTCTCACCGATGCTCCGGAGCGCTACCTCTCGGCTTTCAACCTCCGCATCGTTCTCTCCCAGACGGTGATCGTTGCCCTGGGCGCGATCGGGATGACCTTCATCATCGTGAGCGCCGGCATCGACCTCTCCGTCGGTGCGGTGATCGCCCTCACCGGGGTGGTGGCGGCGCTCTCCCTGGAGAGTGGGTGGTCCCCCGCGGTGGCGCTGCTCGCGGCGGTCGTGGTCGGAGGGCTGGTGGGGTTCGTGAACGGAGCGTTGATCACGGGGCTGCGGGTCGTGCCATTCATCGCCACGCTGGGGATGCTGGGCATCGCGCGCGGGGTGGCGAAGTGGCTCGCCAACGAGCAGACCGTCAATGCCCCCGCGAGCTGGTTGAACGGCCTCCTGGTCACCTTTCCCGAGCCGGCCTGGCTGCTGGTCGCCCCCGGTGTCTGGATCACCCTGATCCTGGCGGTGCTGGCCGCCATCACCCTGCGCAGCACCGTCTTCGGGCGGCGGGTCTTCGCCCTGGGCTCGAACGAAGCCGCGGCGCGGGCCTGCGGCATCGCCACCGATCGGCTGAAGCTGTGGATCTACAGCATTGCCGGGCTGCTGTTCGGCCTCGCCGGGGTGATGCAGATGTCGCGCTTGCGGCAGGGAGATCCGACAGTCGCCATCGGTACCGAGCTGGATGTGATCGCGGCCGTGGTGATCGGTGGGGCCAGCCTGAACGGAGGGGAGGGGAGCATCCTGGGCTCCATGATCGGTGCCCTCATCATGGCCTTCCTGCGCAACGGCTGTCAGCAGATGGGTTGGCCCAACTACATCCAGGAGATCATCATCGGCGCCATCATCGTGCTCGCGGTTGCCGTGGATCGCTGGCGCTCGACCCGCGCGGTGTGA
- a CDS encoding sugar ABC transporter ATP-binding protein, which produces MSLSASPPALRLEGIRKSFGPTVALDGVHLEVRPGEVHALIGENGAGKSTLMNIVAGAIRPDAGRMELFGRPYAPANTLEARRSSVALIHQELSLCPHLSVTENILLGRESARLGWLDREEARARTIELLRNFQHPEMDPDRLVGTLPLPAQQVVEICRALSAEARVVLMDEPTSSLQRRDVERLFELIRRLRDQGIAVVYISHFLEEVREVADRFTVLRDGRTVDSGELAGVTNAYLISCMVGREMGGLFPERPRTPESEPLVEVRGLSAPPRLLEASFELKRGEILGIAGLMGSGRSELVRALFGLDPVRAGEIRLRGRVLTARHAQPSLRLRQGFGYLSEDRKGEGLALPLSIADNLTMTAMDACTRFVGWLDLGRQRARAAEWVRRLGVKARTPAQPVRTLSGGNQQKVALGRLLNQEAEVLLLDEPTRGIDIGSKAQVYETIAAAAADGKAVLMVSSYLPELFGMCDRLAVMSRGRLSETRPIDEWTPETVMAAAIGDSGTAAA; this is translated from the coding sequence ATGAGCCTGTCGGCGTCACCTCCCGCACTGCGCCTCGAGGGGATCCGCAAGAGCTTCGGTCCCACCGTGGCGCTGGATGGCGTGCACCTGGAAGTGCGCCCCGGCGAGGTGCACGCGCTGATCGGTGAGAACGGGGCGGGGAAGAGCACGCTGATGAACATCGTGGCCGGTGCGATCCGACCGGATGCCGGCCGCATGGAGCTTTTCGGGAGGCCCTATGCCCCGGCCAACACGCTCGAGGCGCGTCGGAGCTCGGTGGCGCTGATCCACCAGGAGCTCTCCCTCTGCCCGCACCTGTCCGTCACCGAGAACATCCTTCTGGGGCGCGAGAGCGCCCGCCTCGGATGGCTCGATCGCGAGGAGGCGCGAGCGCGCACCATCGAGCTGTTGCGCAACTTCCAGCACCCGGAGATGGATCCGGATCGGCTGGTCGGCACGCTGCCGCTGCCCGCCCAGCAGGTCGTGGAGATCTGTCGGGCGTTGAGCGCCGAAGCCCGCGTGGTGCTGATGGACGAGCCCACCAGCAGCCTGCAACGGCGGGACGTCGAACGGCTCTTCGAGCTGATCCGGCGCCTCCGCGATCAGGGAATCGCGGTGGTGTACATCAGCCACTTCCTCGAGGAGGTACGCGAGGTCGCCGATCGCTTCACGGTGCTCCGCGACGGCAGAACCGTCGATTCCGGCGAGCTCGCCGGGGTGACGAACGCCTACCTCATCTCGTGCATGGTGGGGCGTGAGATGGGCGGGCTCTTTCCCGAGCGCCCCCGGACGCCCGAGTCGGAACCCCTGGTCGAGGTGCGGGGCTTGTCCGCGCCGCCGCGCCTCCTGGAGGCGAGCTTCGAGCTGAAGCGCGGCGAGATTCTGGGGATCGCGGGCCTGATGGGGTCCGGGCGCTCGGAGCTGGTGCGGGCGCTCTTCGGCCTCGATCCGGTGCGCGCCGGTGAGATCCGACTGCGCGGCAGGGTGCTGACGGCGCGCCACGCGCAACCGTCGCTCCGCCTGCGGCAGGGATTCGGGTACCTGAGCGAGGACCGGAAGGGGGAAGGGCTCGCGCTCCCGCTCTCCATCGCCGACAACCTGACCATGACGGCCATGGATGCCTGCACGCGCTTCGTGGGATGGCTGGACCTGGGGCGCCAGCGTGCGCGCGCCGCGGAGTGGGTGAGGCGCCTGGGAGTGAAGGCCAGGACTCCCGCGCAGCCGGTGCGGACCCTGTCCGGTGGCAACCAGCAGAAGGTGGCGTTGGGCCGACTGCTGAATCAGGAGGCCGAGGTGCTCCTGCTCGACGAACCGACCCGCGGCATCGACATCGGGAGCAAGGCGCAGGTCTACGAGACCATCGCCGCCGCTGCAGCCGACGGAAAGGCGGTGCTCATGGTGAGCTCGTATCTGCCGGAACTCTTCGGCATGTGCGACCGCCTGGCGGTGATGAGCCGGGGCAGGCTGAGCGAAACGAGGCCGATCGACGAGTGGACGCCGGAGACGGTGATGGCGGCGGCGATCGGCGATTCCGGAACCGCTGCCGCGTAG
- a CDS encoding LutB/LldF family L-lactate oxidation iron-sulfur protein, whose amino-acid sequence MSSHSVTSRTFDRNARAALADTQLRGALRHATSLFGERRLAAIGTVDDWEGLRTRAREIKDRTLAQLDRYLEEFADNAERAGARVHWARDGEEACAIIGQIARERGVRTVVKSKSMASEEIHLNAALARLGIEPIETDLGEYIIQLAGETPSHIVVPAIHKTKRQIAELFVEKLGIPPSDDVATLTEAARAALRQRFAQADMGISGVNFGVAETGTILILENEGNARLTTSLPPVHAALMGIEKVIPSFQDLDVFLKLLPRSGTGQLLTAYQSLITGTRRAPGDEGPEELHIVLMDNGRSRVLAHPTTRQSLACIRCGACLNACPVYQQVGGHAYGSVYPGPIGAVISPQLFGLENSSQLPYASSLCGACRDVCPVKIDIPELLLHLRSQVVEGDDAPQAKPLERLSFAAYATLMERPALLRVATGVGRLAQRLLGIRERVGKQGGVTARLAPPLGAWTAWRDLRPLAPRSFRDIWRTELRDAPPPQRIPAGVATRADRSGGDGS is encoded by the coding sequence ATGAGCTCTCACAGCGTCACCTCCCGGACCTTCGACCGCAACGCGCGCGCGGCGCTCGCCGACACGCAGCTCCGTGGTGCGCTCCGGCACGCCACCAGCCTGTTCGGCGAGCGTCGGCTGGCGGCGATCGGGACGGTGGACGATTGGGAGGGGCTGCGTACCCGCGCCCGCGAGATCAAGGACCGAACCCTCGCCCAGCTCGACCGCTATCTGGAAGAGTTCGCCGATAACGCCGAGCGAGCGGGCGCCCGGGTACACTGGGCACGCGACGGCGAGGAGGCCTGCGCCATCATCGGGCAGATCGCGCGGGAGCGAGGCGTGCGCACGGTGGTCAAGAGCAAGAGCATGGCGTCGGAGGAGATCCATCTCAACGCCGCGCTCGCTCGCCTGGGAATCGAGCCGATCGAGACCGACCTGGGCGAATACATCATCCAGCTGGCGGGTGAGACGCCTTCCCACATCGTGGTGCCTGCCATCCACAAGACCAAGCGGCAGATCGCCGAGCTCTTCGTGGAGAAGCTGGGAATTCCGCCCTCGGACGACGTGGCAACCCTCACGGAAGCGGCGCGCGCGGCCCTCCGGCAGCGGTTCGCTCAGGCGGACATGGGGATAAGCGGCGTGAACTTCGGAGTGGCCGAGACGGGGACTATCCTCATCCTCGAGAACGAGGGCAATGCCCGGCTCACCACCAGCCTGCCCCCGGTCCATGCGGCGTTGATGGGGATCGAGAAAGTCATCCCCAGCTTCCAGGACCTCGACGTCTTCCTGAAGCTGTTGCCGCGCTCAGGCACAGGGCAGCTGCTGACCGCCTACCAATCGCTGATCACGGGAACGCGGCGGGCACCGGGGGACGAGGGGCCCGAGGAACTGCACATCGTTCTGATGGACAACGGGCGCTCGCGGGTGTTGGCGCATCCAACCACGCGACAGTCGCTCGCCTGCATTCGCTGCGGAGCTTGCCTGAACGCATGCCCGGTGTACCAGCAGGTAGGGGGACACGCCTACGGGTCCGTCTACCCGGGGCCGATCGGGGCGGTAATCAGCCCGCAGCTCTTCGGCCTGGAGAACAGCTCACAGCTCCCGTACGCCTCGAGCCTCTGCGGCGCCTGTCGCGACGTTTGCCCGGTCAAGATCGACATCCCCGAGCTGCTTCTGCACCTGCGTAGCCAGGTGGTGGAGGGGGATGATGCGCCGCAGGCGAAGCCGCTCGAGCGCCTCTCCTTCGCCGCTTACGCTACCCTGATGGAGCGACCAGCCCTGCTCCGGGTGGCCACCGGCGTCGGGCGTCTCGCGCAGCGCCTGTTGGGGATCCGGGAGCGCGTCGGCAAACAGGGCGGTGTGACCGCGAGGTTGGCTCCTCCCCTGGGTGCGTGGACGGCGTGGCGCGATCTGCGTCCGCTCGCCCCTCGGAGCTTCCGCGACATCTGGCGGACGGAGCTGCGCGATGCGCCTCCGCCCCAACGGATTCCGGCCGGCGTAGCCACGAGGGCGGACCGGTCTGGAGGGGACGGATCATGA
- a CDS encoding lactate utilization protein: MTRNEEARRSVLAAIRRRLAESAPHDAAHAQRHQPPTPADRGMSLPVLNGAAPSTSVAVEPLPRDPLERFRYRLEAVAGTFTLVRGSDALVAELERILRSAGARRVAVSEAAEIRAVVEGACERAGAELIIDASPRDLFDCDVGISTAQWAIAETGTLVLESRLERHRFVSLIPRVHIALLRADRVCETLGDALQRVRAGAAEGEVPSAAITLITGPSRTSDIELTLAIGVHGPQELHVVVVEPGDATMPDATANPTHSQPDGLT; the protein is encoded by the coding sequence ATGACGCGCAATGAGGAAGCACGCCGGAGCGTGCTTGCGGCCATTCGCCGCAGGCTCGCCGAAAGCGCCCCTCACGACGCGGCGCACGCGCAGCGGCATCAACCGCCCACTCCCGCCGACCGCGGCATGTCGCTCCCCGTCCTGAACGGTGCCGCACCGTCCACATCGGTTGCCGTGGAGCCTCTGCCGCGGGATCCGCTGGAGCGATTTCGCTATCGTCTCGAGGCCGTGGCGGGTACGTTCACTCTGGTGCGCGGATCCGATGCGCTGGTTGCGGAGCTGGAGCGCATCCTTCGCTCCGCGGGCGCCCGGCGCGTGGCGGTATCGGAGGCGGCCGAGATTCGGGCCGTGGTGGAAGGGGCTTGCGAACGGGCCGGGGCCGAGCTGATCATCGACGCCTCTCCGCGCGATCTGTTCGACTGCGACGTAGGCATCAGCACCGCGCAATGGGCCATCGCCGAGACCGGCACCCTGGTGCTCGAGTCGAGGCTCGAGCGGCACCGGTTCGTCTCCCTCATTCCCAGGGTACACATCGCGTTGCTGCGTGCGGACCGGGTCTGTGAGACTCTCGGCGATGCGCTGCAGCGTGTGCGCGCCGGAGCTGCGGAGGGTGAGGTACCCAGCGCCGCGATCACCCTCATCACGGGCCCCTCGCGCACCTCGGATATCGAGCTGACACTCGCGATCGGCGTACACGGGCCGCAGGAGCTTCACGTGGTGGTGGTCGAGCCCGGTGACGCGACGATGCCGGACGCCACCGCCAATCCCACTCACTCTCAACCGGATGGACTCACGTGA
- a CDS encoding radical SAM protein, translated as MISISRLYAGRNTPSDGLRYGVQRTEGVRARDIVTATPPRSAAERRPVVVWNVGRRCNLHCVHCYSDSANRPYEGELSTEEGQALLDDLAAFGIPALLLSGGEPLLRPDIFELIEHARNRGLRVTLSTNGTLITPDVAKRLNDLGVSYVGISLDGIGKTNDMFRGHKGAFEKAMAGFRNCGAVGQRVGLRMTLTRRNCQDLDSIFDFIEQEGIQRACFYHLVYSGRGNTRDELPPELARAAVDTILRRSRDFAERGLPIEIFTVDNHADNVYLYLKLREEDPRRAEEVLTLMRWNGGGLYSSGVGIADVDWLGNVHPDQFWMSHTLGNVRERPFSAIWQDLSDPILAGLRNRAPLLHGRCGACQWQDICGGSFRVRALQVHGDPWAEDPGCYLTDEEIGLIPGSRVREPFPVNS; from the coding sequence ATGATCAGCATCTCCCGCCTCTACGCAGGTCGCAACACCCCCTCCGACGGTCTGCGATACGGAGTTCAGCGGACGGAGGGGGTGCGCGCCCGCGACATCGTCACCGCAACGCCGCCGCGCAGCGCGGCAGAGCGCCGTCCGGTGGTGGTATGGAACGTGGGACGCCGCTGCAACCTGCACTGCGTGCATTGCTACTCGGATTCCGCCAACCGCCCCTACGAGGGCGAGCTCTCGACCGAAGAGGGGCAAGCCCTGCTGGACGACCTCGCCGCCTTCGGCATTCCCGCTCTCCTTCTGTCCGGCGGCGAGCCCCTCCTGCGTCCGGATATCTTCGAGCTCATCGAGCATGCCCGAAACAGGGGCTTGCGGGTCACCCTCTCCACCAACGGCACGCTGATCACCCCCGACGTCGCCAAACGTCTGAACGACCTCGGGGTGAGTTACGTCGGCATCTCGCTGGACGGGATCGGCAAGACCAACGACATGTTCCGAGGGCACAAGGGGGCCTTCGAGAAGGCGATGGCGGGCTTCCGCAACTGCGGCGCGGTGGGGCAGCGGGTCGGGTTGCGGATGACCCTCACCCGACGCAACTGCCAGGACCTGGATTCGATCTTCGACTTCATCGAGCAGGAGGGCATCCAGCGGGCCTGCTTCTATCATCTCGTCTACAGCGGGCGGGGGAACACGCGAGACGAGCTTCCGCCGGAGCTGGCGCGTGCGGCGGTGGACACGATTCTGCGGCGGTCGCGAGACTTCGCCGAGCGCGGCCTCCCCATCGAGATCTTCACCGTCGACAACCACGCCGACAACGTTTACCTGTACCTCAAACTGCGCGAAGAGGACCCTCGCCGCGCCGAGGAGGTGCTCACCCTCATGCGGTGGAACGGTGGCGGACTGTACAGCTCGGGCGTAGGGATCGCGGACGTCGACTGGCTGGGGAACGTGCACCCCGACCAGTTCTGGATGAGCCACACGCTCGGCAACGTCCGTGAGCGGCCGTTCAGCGCCATCTGGCAGGATCTCTCCGATCCCATCCTCGCCGGGCTGCGCAATCGGGCGCCGTTGCTGCATGGGCGCTGTGGAGCCTGTCAATGGCAGGACATCTGCGGCGGTAGCTTCCGCGTGCGTGCCCTCCAGGTGCACGGCGACCCCTGGGCGGAGGACCCGGGCTGCTACCTGACCGACGAAGAGATCGGTCTCATCCCGGGTAGTCGTGTGCGCGAGCCGTTCCCGGTGAATTCCTGA
- the thiM gene encoding hydroxyethylthiazole kinase → MYDAESVWATVRKVRESGPLVHNITNYVAMDLTANALLAFGASPAMVHAEEEVRDFVGISAALVINIGTLSPSWVRSMVRAAETALSRGVPWVLDPVGAGATPYRTSVARDLSRRRPAVLRGNASEILAVAGESEITTRGVDSVHGSEHAVEVARDLASHLECVVAVTGATDYVTDGARVVSVTSGHPMMTKVTALGCTASALIGACLAVEQDALLAAAHALAALGVCGDYAAEQSDGPGTLRWRLLDALYVMDDRTLARARIEEVRSASAA, encoded by the coding sequence ATGTACGACGCGGAAAGCGTGTGGGCGACTGTAAGGAAGGTCCGGGAGTCGGGGCCGCTCGTGCACAACATCACCAACTACGTGGCCATGGACCTTACGGCCAACGCGCTGCTGGCGTTCGGCGCCTCTCCGGCCATGGTGCACGCGGAGGAGGAGGTCCGTGATTTCGTGGGGATCTCGGCGGCCCTGGTGATCAACATCGGGACGTTGTCGCCCTCCTGGGTGCGGTCCATGGTGCGCGCGGCCGAGACCGCGCTCTCCCGGGGAGTTCCATGGGTGCTCGACCCGGTGGGGGCGGGAGCGACCCCGTATCGAACTTCCGTAGCGCGCGATCTCAGCCGCCGACGCCCCGCGGTGCTCCGCGGGAACGCCTCGGAGATCCTGGCCGTGGCGGGAGAGAGCGAGATCACCACGCGGGGAGTGGACAGCGTGCACGGCTCGGAGCACGCGGTGGAGGTGGCGCGGGATCTCGCGAGCCATCTCGAGTGCGTGGTCGCAGTCACCGGCGCGACCGATTATGTGACCGACGGCGCGCGAGTGGTGAGTGTGACCAGCGGACACCCGATGATGACCAAGGTCACCGCGCTCGGCTGCACGGCCAGTGCTTTGATTGGCGCCTGCCTGGCGGTGGAGCAGGATGCTCTGCTCGCCGCGGCGCATGCGCTTGCGGCTCTGGGGGTCTGCGGGGACTATGCGGCGGAGCAGTCGGATGGCCCCGGCACGCTTCGCTGGCGCCTCCTCGATGCCCTCTACGTGATGGACGATCGTACGCTGGCTCGCGCCCGCATCGAGGAGGTCCGCTCGGCCAGCGCCGCTTGA